One window of Henckelia pumila isolate YLH828 unplaced genomic scaffold, ASM3356847v2 CTG_525:::fragment_3, whole genome shotgun sequence genomic DNA carries:
- the LOC140873043 gene encoding protein phosphatase 2C and cyclic nucleotide-binding/kinase domain-containing protein isoform X1: MGCVYSKSCIGELCSSGDDKLNESGDVKTATELAVFSPTHSDNEEMETRDKLRQLGSTRDHEAHITRLSRVSAQFLPPEGSRTVKVPSCDYELRCSFLSQRGYYPDALDKANQDSFCIHTPFGTSPDDHFFGVFDGHGEFGAQCSQFVKQKLCENLLRNSRFHMDAVEACHAGFLTTNSQLHADMLDDSMSGTTAVTVLVRGRKLYIANTGDSRAVIGEKRGKDIVAVDLSIDQTPFRPDELERVKLCGARVLTLDQIEGLKNPDVQCWGTEEGDDGDPPRLWVQNGMYPGTAFTRSVGDSIAEEIGVVANPEIVVMELTSNHPFFVIASDGVFEFLSSQTVVDMVAKYKDPRDACAEIVAESYRLWLQYETRTDDITVIVVHVNGLDDDVFGQSTKFDAFLRPPVPQVVEVTGSESPSLMNWRSKNRARNDISRARLRAIESSLGNGQLWAPSSPTHRKTWEEEAHIERALHDHFLFRKLTSSQCHVLLDCMQRVEVKAGEIVVKQGGEGDCFYVVGSGEFEVFAIQEEKNGEVPRVLQRYTAEKLSSFGELALMSNKPLQASVRSVTDGTLWALKREDFRGILMSEFTNLSSLKLLRSIDLLSRLTILQLSRIADSLLEVSFTDGQTIVDKNVGPLGLCIIQKGAVKISFDMDSVKGVNAPSLKLDDEKLDDDMSSKSISLEKTEGSYFGEWILLGEHLSSLSVIAVGNVVCSILTKENFDSVVGPLPRLSQADKSKPYSTYLSSEPVRDLDTSDMKNIQIVDLEWKTCLYSTDVSEIGLVRVKDSEKLLSLKRFSKQKVKKLGKEGLVLKEKNILKSMSHSPFVPRVLCTVADQTHAAILLDTCIACSMTSLIHNGLNENSAQFCAASIVIALEVLHENGFLYRGVSPEVLAFDQTGYIQLVDFRFSKKLSSDSSERTYTICGMADSLAPEIIQGKGHGFPVDWWALGALIFFMLQGEMPFGSWRESELTFARIVKGQLTLPQSFSLEAIDLITKLLEVDEHKRLGSQGIESIKIHPWFKDTEWRGIRERTIQAPHDIVSRINQFLESRPEDLLMSFNSPREADQLNTPEWLEDW; encoded by the exons ATGGGTTGTGTTTATTCTAAGTCGTGTATTGGTGAATTATGTTCTTCTGGAGATGATAAGTTGAATGAAAGTGGAGATGTGAAAACAGCAACTGAGCTTGCTGTGTTTTCACCTACTCATTCAGATAATGAGGAAATGGAGACCCGAGATAAGTTACGTCAGTTAGGATCGACCAGGGACCATGAAGCCCATATTACAAGGCTATCCAGAGTGTCAGCTCAGTTCTTACCTCCCGAGGGATCACGCACTGTGAAAGTTCCATCTTGTGACTATGAATTACGGTGCTCGTTTCTATCTCAGAGAGGCTACTACCCTGATGCCCTTGATAAGGCCAATCAAGACAGTTTTTGCATTCATACACCATTTGGGACTAGCCCGGATGATCATTTCTTCGGAGTTTTTGATGGCCATGGTGAATTTGGAGCTCAATGCTCTCAGTTTGTGAAGCAGAAGTTGTGTGAAAATTTGCTTAGGAATAGTAGGTTTCACATGGATGCAGTTGAAGCTTGTCATGCTGGATTCTTGACAACAAATTCCCAGCTGCATGCTGACATGCTCGATGATAGCATGAGTGGAACAACTGCAGTTACAGTGCTAGTTCGTGGTAGGAAACTTTATATTGCAAATACAGGTGACTCAAGGGCAGTCATAGGTGAGAAACGGGGGAAGGATATTGTAGCTGTTGACCTTTCCATTGATCAAACACCTTTTCGACCTGATGAACTAGAACGGGTGAAACTCTGTGGTGCTAGAGTTCTCACTTTGGATCAGATTGAAGGACTCAAAAATCCAGATGTTCAGTGTTGGGGAACTGAAGAAGGCGATGATGGTGATCCTCCTAGATTATGGGTGCAAAATGGGATGTACCCTGGTACAGCTTTTACCAGAAGTGTTGGTGATTCTATAGCTGAGGAAATAGGTGTTGTTGCAAACCCAGAAATTGTTGTTATGGAGTTGACATCAAATCATCCTTTCTTCGTGATTGCTAGTGATGGTGTCTTTGAGTTTCTTTCAAGCCAAACTGTAGTGGACATG GTTGCAAAGTACAAGGACCCTCGTGATGCTTGTGCTGAAATTGTTGCCGAGTCATACCGTCTTTGGCTACAGTATGAAACTCGTACTGACGACATTACTGTGATAGTGGTGCACGTAAATGGGTTGGATGAT GATGTATTTGGCCAATCAACAAAGTTTGATGCCTTTTTGAGACCCCCTGTACCTCAAGTGGTTGAGGTCACGGGATCTGAGTCTCCATCTCTTATGAACTGGAGATCAAAAAACCGTGCAAGGAATGATATATCCCGTGCACGACTTCGTGCCATTGAAAGTTCTCTAGGAAATGGGCAGTTGTGGGCTCCTTCATCTCCAACTCACAGAAAGACTTGGGAGGAAGAA GCTCACATTGAACGGGCCTTGCATGATCATTTTCTTTTCAGAAAACTTACAAGCTCTCAATGCCATGTTTTGTTGGACTGTATGCAAAGAGTTGAGGTTAAGGCAGGAGAGATCGTGGTTAAGcag GGTGGAGAAGGTGATTGCTTCTATGTTGTTGGCAGTGGAGAATTTGAGGTGTTTGCAATTCAG GAAGAGAAAAATGGAGAAGTGCCTAGGGTGCTACAACGCTACACTGCTGAAAAATTATCTTCCTTTGGAGAGTTGGCGTTGAT GTCCAACAAGCCTCTCCAAGCTTCTGTTCGGTCGGTGACCGATGGTACTCTCTGGGCACTTAAAAGAGAAGATTTTAGAGGAATTCTTATGTCAGAGTTTACTAATTTATCCTCATTGAAGTTACTGCGATCAATAGATCTGCTTTCAAGGTTGACTATCTTACAGCTAAGTCGTATTGCAGATTCACTTTTAGAAGTGTCTTTCACTGATGGGCAGACAATAGTTGATAAG AATGTGGGCCCCCTGGGTTTATGCATTATACAGAAGGGAGCCGTAAAAATTTCCTTTGACATGGATTCAGTTAAAGGTGTGAATGCTCCAAGTCTGAAGCTTGACGATGAGAAGCTGGATGATGATATGTCTAGTAAGAGCATTTCTTTGGAGAAGACTGAAGGGAGCTATTTTGGGGAATGGATACTTCTGGGAGAACACCTATCTTCCTTGAGTGTCATTGCTGTGGGCAATGTGGTATGCTCCATTTTAACAAAGGAGAACTTTGATTCAGTTGTAGGCCCTCTGCCGAGGCTTTCACAGGCTGATAA GTCGAAACCATATTCCACCTATCTGTCTTCTGAACCCGTAAGAGATTTGGATACTTCAGATATGAAAAATATCCAGATCGTAGATCTA GAATGGAAAACCTGCTTGTATTCCACGGACGTCAGTGAGATTGGACTTGTGCGTGTTAAGGACTCAG AAAAATTGCTTAgcttgaaaaggttttcaaagCAGAAGGTTAAAAAACTTGGAAAAGAAGGACTAGTTCTGAAGGAGAAAAACATATTGAAGTCCATGAGCCATTCCCCTTTTGTACCTCGAGTTTTATGCACTGTTGCTGATCAAACACATGCTGCAATACTTCTAGACACTTGTATTGCTTGCTCTATGACCTCATTAATTCACAATGGGTTGAATGAAAATTCTGCACAGTTTTGTGCTGCTTCAATTGTAATCGCCTTAGAAGTTTTGCACGAG AATGGGTTTCTTTATAGAGGAGTGTCTCCCGAAGTTCTAGCATTTGATCAGACAGGATATATACAG TTAGTCGACTTCAGATTTAGTAAGAAGTTATCTAGTGATTCTAGTGAAAGAACATACACTATATGTGGTATGGCAGACTCTTTGGCTCCTGAAATAATTCAAGGGAAAGGGCATGGTTTTCCAGTTGACTG GTGGGCATTGGGAGCTTTGATCTTCTTCATGCTTCAAGGTGAAATGCCTTTTGGGTCTTGGAGAGAAAGCGAACTGACATTCGCTAGAATAGTAAAAGGGCAGCTAACCCTTCCACAAAGTTTCAGCCTTGAAGCCATTGATCTCATAACCAAG TTACTTGAAGTAGATGAACATAAACGACTCGGAAGCCAGGGCATCGAATCCATCAAAATCCATCCATGGTTTAAAGACACAGAGTGGAGAGGAATAAGAGAACGTACTATCCAAGCACCACATGATATTGTCTCTCGTATAAATCAGTTCTTGGAAAGTCGTCCTGAGGATTTGTTAATGTCCTTCAATTCCCCACGAGAAGCAGATCAACTCAACACACCAGAATGGCTTGAAGATTGGTAG
- the LOC140873043 gene encoding protein phosphatase 2C and cyclic nucleotide-binding/kinase domain-containing protein isoform X2 — protein sequence MGCVYSKSCIGELCSSGDDKLNESGDVKTATELAVFSPTHSDNEEMETRDKLRQLGSTRDHEAHITRLSRVSAQFLPPEGSRTVKVPSCDYELRCSFLSQRGYYPDALDKANQDSFCIHTPFGTSPDDHFFGVFDGHGEFGAQCSQFVKQKLCENLLRNSRFHMDAVEACHAGFLTTNSQLHADMLDDSMSGTTAVTVLVRGRKLYIANTGDSRAVIGEKRGKDIVAVDLSIDQTPFRPDELERVKLCGARVLTLDQIEGLKNPDVQCWGTEEGDDGDPPRLWVQNGMYPGTAFTRSVGDSIAEEIGVVANPEIVVMELTSNHPFFVIASDGVFEFLSSQTVVDMVAKYKDPRDACAEIVAESYRLWLQYETRTDDITVIVVHVNGLDDDVFGQSTKFDAFLRPPVPQVVEVTGSESPSLMNWRSKNRARNDISRARLRAIESSLGNGQLWAPSSPTHRKTWEEEAHIERALHDHFLFRKLTSSQCHVLLDCMQRVEVKAGEIVVKQGGEGDCFYVVGSGEFEVFAIQEEKNGEVPRVLQRYTAEKLSSFGELALMSNKPLQASVRSVTDGTLWALKREDFRGILIFTFRSVFH from the exons ATGGGTTGTGTTTATTCTAAGTCGTGTATTGGTGAATTATGTTCTTCTGGAGATGATAAGTTGAATGAAAGTGGAGATGTGAAAACAGCAACTGAGCTTGCTGTGTTTTCACCTACTCATTCAGATAATGAGGAAATGGAGACCCGAGATAAGTTACGTCAGTTAGGATCGACCAGGGACCATGAAGCCCATATTACAAGGCTATCCAGAGTGTCAGCTCAGTTCTTACCTCCCGAGGGATCACGCACTGTGAAAGTTCCATCTTGTGACTATGAATTACGGTGCTCGTTTCTATCTCAGAGAGGCTACTACCCTGATGCCCTTGATAAGGCCAATCAAGACAGTTTTTGCATTCATACACCATTTGGGACTAGCCCGGATGATCATTTCTTCGGAGTTTTTGATGGCCATGGTGAATTTGGAGCTCAATGCTCTCAGTTTGTGAAGCAGAAGTTGTGTGAAAATTTGCTTAGGAATAGTAGGTTTCACATGGATGCAGTTGAAGCTTGTCATGCTGGATTCTTGACAACAAATTCCCAGCTGCATGCTGACATGCTCGATGATAGCATGAGTGGAACAACTGCAGTTACAGTGCTAGTTCGTGGTAGGAAACTTTATATTGCAAATACAGGTGACTCAAGGGCAGTCATAGGTGAGAAACGGGGGAAGGATATTGTAGCTGTTGACCTTTCCATTGATCAAACACCTTTTCGACCTGATGAACTAGAACGGGTGAAACTCTGTGGTGCTAGAGTTCTCACTTTGGATCAGATTGAAGGACTCAAAAATCCAGATGTTCAGTGTTGGGGAACTGAAGAAGGCGATGATGGTGATCCTCCTAGATTATGGGTGCAAAATGGGATGTACCCTGGTACAGCTTTTACCAGAAGTGTTGGTGATTCTATAGCTGAGGAAATAGGTGTTGTTGCAAACCCAGAAATTGTTGTTATGGAGTTGACATCAAATCATCCTTTCTTCGTGATTGCTAGTGATGGTGTCTTTGAGTTTCTTTCAAGCCAAACTGTAGTGGACATG GTTGCAAAGTACAAGGACCCTCGTGATGCTTGTGCTGAAATTGTTGCCGAGTCATACCGTCTTTGGCTACAGTATGAAACTCGTACTGACGACATTACTGTGATAGTGGTGCACGTAAATGGGTTGGATGAT GATGTATTTGGCCAATCAACAAAGTTTGATGCCTTTTTGAGACCCCCTGTACCTCAAGTGGTTGAGGTCACGGGATCTGAGTCTCCATCTCTTATGAACTGGAGATCAAAAAACCGTGCAAGGAATGATATATCCCGTGCACGACTTCGTGCCATTGAAAGTTCTCTAGGAAATGGGCAGTTGTGGGCTCCTTCATCTCCAACTCACAGAAAGACTTGGGAGGAAGAA GCTCACATTGAACGGGCCTTGCATGATCATTTTCTTTTCAGAAAACTTACAAGCTCTCAATGCCATGTTTTGTTGGACTGTATGCAAAGAGTTGAGGTTAAGGCAGGAGAGATCGTGGTTAAGcag GGTGGAGAAGGTGATTGCTTCTATGTTGTTGGCAGTGGAGAATTTGAGGTGTTTGCAATTCAG GAAGAGAAAAATGGAGAAGTGCCTAGGGTGCTACAACGCTACACTGCTGAAAAATTATCTTCCTTTGGAGAGTTGGCGTTGAT GTCCAACAAGCCTCTCCAAGCTTCTGTTCGGTCGGTGACCGATGGTACTCTCTGGGCACTTAAAAGAGAAGATTTTAGAGGAATTCTTAT ATTCACTTTTAGAAGTGTCTTTCACTGA
- the LOC140873043 gene encoding protein phosphatase 2C and cyclic nucleotide-binding/kinase domain-containing protein isoform X3, with product MGCVYSKSCIGELCSSGDDKLNESGDVKTATELAVFSPTHSDNEEMETRDKLRQLGSTRDHEAHITRLSRVSAQFLPPEGSRTVKVPSCDYELRCSFLSQRGYYPDALDKANQDSFCIHTPFGTSPDDHFFGVFDGHGEFGAQCSQFVKQKLCENLLRNSRFHMDAVEACHAGFLTTNSQLHADMLDDSMSGTTAVTVLVRGRKLYIANTGDSRAVIGEKRGKDIVAVDLSIDQTPFRPDELERVKLCGARVLTLDQIEGLKNPDVQCWGTEEGDDGDPPRLWVQNGMYPGTAFTRSVGDSIAEEIGVVANPEIVVMELTSNHPFFVIASDGVFEFLSSQTVVDMVAKYKDPRDACAEIVAESYRLWLQYETRTDDITVIVVHVNGLDDDVFGQSTKFDAFLRPPVPQVVEVTGSESPSLMNWRSKNRARNDISRARLRAIESSLGNGQLWAPSSPTHRKTWEEEAHIERALHDHFLFRKLTSSQCHVLLDCMQRVEVKAGEIVVKQMKA from the exons ATGGGTTGTGTTTATTCTAAGTCGTGTATTGGTGAATTATGTTCTTCTGGAGATGATAAGTTGAATGAAAGTGGAGATGTGAAAACAGCAACTGAGCTTGCTGTGTTTTCACCTACTCATTCAGATAATGAGGAAATGGAGACCCGAGATAAGTTACGTCAGTTAGGATCGACCAGGGACCATGAAGCCCATATTACAAGGCTATCCAGAGTGTCAGCTCAGTTCTTACCTCCCGAGGGATCACGCACTGTGAAAGTTCCATCTTGTGACTATGAATTACGGTGCTCGTTTCTATCTCAGAGAGGCTACTACCCTGATGCCCTTGATAAGGCCAATCAAGACAGTTTTTGCATTCATACACCATTTGGGACTAGCCCGGATGATCATTTCTTCGGAGTTTTTGATGGCCATGGTGAATTTGGAGCTCAATGCTCTCAGTTTGTGAAGCAGAAGTTGTGTGAAAATTTGCTTAGGAATAGTAGGTTTCACATGGATGCAGTTGAAGCTTGTCATGCTGGATTCTTGACAACAAATTCCCAGCTGCATGCTGACATGCTCGATGATAGCATGAGTGGAACAACTGCAGTTACAGTGCTAGTTCGTGGTAGGAAACTTTATATTGCAAATACAGGTGACTCAAGGGCAGTCATAGGTGAGAAACGGGGGAAGGATATTGTAGCTGTTGACCTTTCCATTGATCAAACACCTTTTCGACCTGATGAACTAGAACGGGTGAAACTCTGTGGTGCTAGAGTTCTCACTTTGGATCAGATTGAAGGACTCAAAAATCCAGATGTTCAGTGTTGGGGAACTGAAGAAGGCGATGATGGTGATCCTCCTAGATTATGGGTGCAAAATGGGATGTACCCTGGTACAGCTTTTACCAGAAGTGTTGGTGATTCTATAGCTGAGGAAATAGGTGTTGTTGCAAACCCAGAAATTGTTGTTATGGAGTTGACATCAAATCATCCTTTCTTCGTGATTGCTAGTGATGGTGTCTTTGAGTTTCTTTCAAGCCAAACTGTAGTGGACATG GTTGCAAAGTACAAGGACCCTCGTGATGCTTGTGCTGAAATTGTTGCCGAGTCATACCGTCTTTGGCTACAGTATGAAACTCGTACTGACGACATTACTGTGATAGTGGTGCACGTAAATGGGTTGGATGAT GATGTATTTGGCCAATCAACAAAGTTTGATGCCTTTTTGAGACCCCCTGTACCTCAAGTGGTTGAGGTCACGGGATCTGAGTCTCCATCTCTTATGAACTGGAGATCAAAAAACCGTGCAAGGAATGATATATCCCGTGCACGACTTCGTGCCATTGAAAGTTCTCTAGGAAATGGGCAGTTGTGGGCTCCTTCATCTCCAACTCACAGAAAGACTTGGGAGGAAGAA GCTCACATTGAACGGGCCTTGCATGATCATTTTCTTTTCAGAAAACTTACAAGCTCTCAATGCCATGTTTTGTTGGACTGTATGCAAAGAGTTGAGGTTAAGGCAGGAGAGATCGTGGTTAAGcag ATGAAAGCGTAA